A window of the Branchiostoma lanceolatum isolate klBraLanc5 chromosome 13, klBraLanc5.hap2, whole genome shotgun sequence genome harbors these coding sequences:
- the LOC136447353 gene encoding uncharacterized protein, giving the protein MSKGVQEPDSDETTPLIVSLSGADSGAESGSEAIQNLKRNTQTYKGQKTIHETVQNTALLTSNVAQLIALIKDNPQISDLTTMQVARIALLGASVLFQLIVYVLLLLQGKTFVKKEHEYARPEQRQEEKHRLKKKNKVAIVFSVLVMGANFALTQLN; this is encoded by the exons ATGTCTAAGGGGGTACAAGAGCCCGACAGCGACGAAACAACGCCTCTCATTGTATCCCTTTCGGGCGCAGATTCGGGCGCAGAATCAG GCTCGGAAGCGATTCAGAATTTGAAGCGAAACACACAAACGTACAAAGGACAGAAGACGATCCACGAGACCGTCCAGAACACCGCCCTGCTGACCAGTAACGTGGCGCAGCTGATCGCACTCATTAAGGACAACCCACAAATATCGGATCTGACCACTATGCAG GTGGCGCGGATAGCTCTCCTCGGAGCGTCCGTCCTGTTCCAGCTGATCGTGTacgtgctgctgctgctgcagggtaaaaccttcgtcaagaaggaaCACGAATACGCCCGCCCGGAACAGAGACAAGAGGAAAAACATcgtctgaagaagaagaacaaagtTGCCATCGTGTTCTCTGTACTTGTGATGGGCGCAAACTTCGCCCTCACTCAACTGAACTGA
- the LOC136447352 gene encoding uncharacterized protein, whose amino-acid sequence MTEMEDPAAVPTVKIQSETSALIPGRLQGLKEKAKKTTQDMAENTHTYKGQKTLHEGLQNTALLTSNAAQMITLVKGTAEVALTGPQIARMVLLAFSLFFQGIIYVLLLLQGKTRVRKKEEYAVAEQRDQEKKKLRSTNKVAMAFTGLVLVINFAITQLE is encoded by the exons ATGACTGAGATGGAGGATCCCGCCGCCGTCCCGACCGTGAAGATCCAGTCTGAGACCAGCGCCCTCATCCCAGGCCGTCTGCAGGGACTGAAGGAGAAGG CTAAGAAAACTACACAGGACATGGCAGAAAACACCCACACCTACAAGGGGCAGAAGACTCTGCACGAGGGCCTACAGAACACCGCCCTGCTCACCAGTAACGCGGCGCAGATGATCACACTGGTGAAGGGGACAGCAGAGGTCGCACTCACGGGACCACAG ATCGCCCggatggttctcctggcattctCTTTGTTCTTCCAAGGCATAATTTACGTCTTACTCCTGCTGCAAGGCAAGACGCGTGTGCGGAAGAAGGAGGAGTACGCCGTGGCGGAACAGAGAgatcaggagaagaagaagctgAGGAGCACCAACAAGGTGGCCATGGCGTTCACGGGACTGGTGCTGGTCATCAACTTCGCCATCACACAACTGGAATAG
- the LOC136447459 gene encoding sulfotransferase 6B1-like: MAEVTACFMDDDDFTHVVNGIRYPPDVTKDNLEAMANFDLRDDDIAIVAFPKAGTNWMLEIVNKILSAGGRTDASSDDMVGKLEFQYPHEPRPRHVMLQECASPRVILTHLTPDTAPPGISHPQDNVKVIVVMRNPKDTAVSYFHFEQKLRSLFGRKPIPSWDEFFQLFLAGKHTYGSYFDHVLGWWQRHDDPHFLFLKYEDMKKDLPSAVKTIAEFIQVKLDDASIESIAHACTFSNMKAALDNSRYGDRAVNARKGLVGDWKTMFTDEQSRLLDLKCKTKLEGTGLHLNFE; the protein is encoded by the exons ATGGCGGAGGTGACCGCATGTTTCATGGACGATGATGACTTCACACATGTCGTCAACGGTATCAGATATCCACCTGACGTCACTAAGGACAATCTGGAAGCCATGGCGAACTTTGACCTCCGGGATGACGACATCGCCATAGTGGCTTTTCCAAAAGCAG GAACCAACTGGATGCTGGAGATCGTGAACAAGATCCTGTCGGCCGGCGGGCGGACCGACGCCTCTTCTGACGACATGGTGGGTAAGCTGGAGTTTCAGTATCCCCACGAGCCACGCCCTCGTCACGTGATGCTGCAGGAATGTGCCTCTCCCCGCGTCATCCTCACCCATCTCACCCCGGACACCGCCCCGCCTGGGATCTCCCATCCTCAGGATAAC GTTAAAGTAATCGTCGTGATGAGGAACCCTAAGGATACAGCGGTTTCTTACTTCCACTTCGAACAGAAGCTCAGGTCTCTTTTTGGACGGAAGCCGATTCCTTCTTGGGACGAGTTCTTTCAGTTATTCCTGGCCGGCAAGC ATACGTACGGTTCCTACTTCGACCATGTCCTCGGCTGGTGGCAGAGACATGACGACCCCCATTTCTTGTTCTTAAAGTATGAAGACATGAAGAAG GACTTACCGAGCGCCGTGAAGACAATCGCGGAGTTTATTCAGGTCAAACTGGATGACGCCTCCATCGAGTCTATCGCGCATGCGTGCACCTTTTCCAACATGAAGGCCGCCCTGGATAACTCACGTTACGGCGACAGGGCTGTGAACGCTCGCAAAG GTCTTGTTGGCGACTGGAAGACGATGTTTACCGACGAACAAAGCAGGCTGCTTGACTTGAAATGCAAGACAAAACTGGAGGGAACTGGACTTCATTTGAACTTTGAATAA
- the LOC136447206 gene encoding sulfotransferase 6B1-like translates to MAEGSADFMDADDNTNVINGIRYPPHVKKENLEALAEFDIRDDDIVLVAFPKAGSNWILEIVNKILVTSGKIDISSSDDMIAMGKLEFQYSHEPRPRHVMLQECASPRVILTHLSPDTAPPGISHPQNKVKIIVVMRNPKDTAVSYFHFEQKRRSMDGRKPLPSWDEYSQLFLAGKHTYGCFFDHVLGWWQKHDDPHFLFLKYEDMKKDLPSAVKTVAEFLQVKMDDASIESIAHACTFSNMKGTLDNSRFYDRAVLARKGRVGDWKTMFTDEQSKFFDQKFKTKLEGTGLHFDFE, encoded by the exons ATGGCAGAGGGGAGCGCAGATTTTATGGACGCTGATGACAACACGAATGTCATCAACGGCATCAGATATCCCCCTCACGTCAAGAAAGAAAATCTGGAGGCCTTGGCCGAGTTTGACATACGGGATGACGACATCGTCTTAGTGGCTTTCCCAAAAGCAG GAAGTAACTGGATTCTAGAAATCGTGAACAAAATCCTGGTCACCAGTGGCAAGATTGACATTTCTTCCTCTGACGACATGATTGCCATGGGGAAGCTGGAGTTCCAATATTCCCACGAGCCACGCCCTCGTCACGTGATGCTGCAGGAATGTGCCTCTCCCCGCGTCATCCTCACTCATCTCTCCCCGGACACCGCCCCGCCCGGGATCTCCCATCCTCAGAATAAG GTCAAGATAATCGTTGTCATGAGAAATCCAAAGGACACGGCGGTCTCTTACTTTCACTTCGAACAGAAACGTCGGTCCATGGACGGACGGAAACCTCTTCCCTCGTGGGATGAGTACTCTCAACTATTCTTGGCAGGCAAAC ATACATACGGATGCTTCTTCGACCATGTCCTCGGCTGGTGGCAGAAACATGACGACCCCCACTTCTTGTTCTTAAAGTACGAGGACATGAAAAAG GACTTGCCTTCCGCCGTGAAGACAGTTGCGGAGTTCCTTCAGGTCAAAATGGATGACGCTTCCATCGAGTCCATCGCGCATGCGTGCACCTTTTCCAACATGAAAGGCACTTTGGATAACTCACGCTTCTATGACAGAGCTGTGCTCGCTAGGAAAG GTCGTGTGGGCGACTGGAAGACGATGTTTACGGATGAGCAAAGTAAGTTCTTCGACCAGAAATTCAAGACAAAACTGGAGGGGACTGGACTTCACTTCGACTTTGAATAA
- the LOC136447207 gene encoding acidic phospholipase A2-like, with the protein MIAVTLSLIVILYTPKAEGHKKNHSKRNRSAYNLAQLIYCATRRNPLDYNGYGCWCGLGGSGQPMDDVDRCCKAHDECYTRVAKRCGSVFSYTASYNYRCKRGEIECTENSSGWWLFSNANKTKKCKTALCDCDKTVAECYARYPYNSDNYGRCDG; encoded by the exons ATGATAGCAGTTACGCTATCGCTTATCGTAA TACTTTATACTCCAAAGGCAGAGGGCCATAagaaaaaccacagcaaaaggaATCGCAGCGCCTATAACCTTGCGCAACTGATCTACTGCGCCACCCGGCGGAACCCGTTAGATTACAACGGGTACGGCTGCTGGTGTGGGTTAGGAGGGAGCGGTCAGCCCATGGATGACGTCGACag GTGCTGCAAAGCGCACGACGAGTGCTACACGCGCGTGGCGAAACGCTGTGGCTCCGTCTTCTCGTACACCGCCAGCTACAACTACCGCTGCAAGCGTGGCGAGATCGAATGCA CTGAGAATTCGTCGGGGTGGTGGCTGTTTTCCAACGCCAACAAAACCAAGAAGTGTAAGACGGCGCTTTGCGATTGTGACAAGACTGTCGCAGAGTGCTACGCGAGGTACCCGTACAACAGTGACAACTACGGAAGATGCGATGGCTAA
- the LOC136447151 gene encoding neutral phospholipase A2 3-like → MISCATQRDPSDYSGYGCYCGYGGGGTPMDGVDRCCQQHDQCYGMVQDRCGYYYAYLFPYSSSCKRGRITCHRPWWSWSECPIMLCECDRMAAYCFAWYRDRYNPDNYGRCDSPSASPTG, encoded by the exons ATGATTAGCTGCGCCACCCAGCGGGACCCGTCAGATTACAGCGGATATGGTTGCTACTGCGGATACGGAGGTGGTGGAACACCCATGGACGGCGTAGACAG GTGCTGTCAGCAGCATGACCAGTGCTACGGGATGGTACAAGACAGATGTGGGTACTATTACGCGTACCTGTTCCCGTATAGCAGCTCTTGCAAAAGAGGGAGGATAACTTGTC ACCGGCCTTGGTGGTCATGGTCGGAATGCCCCATCATGCTTTGCGAGTGTGACAGGATGGCTGCCTACTGTTTCGCCTGGTATCGGGATCGCTACAACCCGGACAACTACGGGAGATGCGACTCACCATCGGCCTCGCCGACTGGATAA
- the LOC136447228 gene encoding acidic phospholipase A2-like yields MESGRTLVIATVVFLGVVIVSSEDTKSPDLSRPRRNIFQTMIMLSCITDKSSFDYSDYGCYCGPGGEGKPVDILDQCCKVHDECYGTAENNCFKFFEYLGIYDYKCENGKISCDIEDRTKMSCREFLCECDRKVAECLTKNEDEYNSAHFHMDQDKCKG; encoded by the exons ATGGAAAGCGGAAGGACCTTAGTCATAGCAACAGTTGTTTTTCTAGGTGTTGTGATAG TCTCCTCCGAGGACACGAAGAGTCCTGACCTCAGCCGACCGAGGAGGAACATCTTCCAGACGATGATAATGTTGTCTTGTATCACCGACAAGTCGTCGTTTGACTACTCGGACTATGGCTGCTACTGTGGCCCGGGAGGCGAGGGCAAGCCGGTAGACATACTCGACCA ATGCTGCAAAGTCCACGACGAATGTTACGGGACCGCTGAGAACAACTGTTTCAAGTTCTTTGAGTACCTTGGCATCTATGACTACAAGTGTGAAAACGGGAAAATATCATGTG ATATCGAGGACAGAACGAAGATGTCGTGTCGCGAGTTTCTGTGCGAGTGCGACCGGAAGGTGGCCGAATGCCTGACGAAGAACGAGGACGAGTACAACTCCGCACACTTCCACATGGACCAGGACAAGTGTAAAGGATAG